In the Paraburkholderia acidisoli genome, one interval contains:
- a CDS encoding dienelactone hydrolase family protein: MSNSNQATSVNAHGVNQTQITVEAKDGPTQVWVLTPQGEGQWPGVIFYMDAFGIRPAMIEMASHIASQGYVVLLADLFYRFGAYGPLDPKEVLKGDFRATVGPMMASTDNHKAADDTAALLAYLDSRSDVKGSKVGTVGFCMGGGMALTAAAWYPERVAAAASFHGGNLATDQPTSPHLQLPKVKAEVLVAGADNDHSYPLDMAQRFEAALTAAGVKHTSEIYEGKAHGWMKPDMPVFDAQGAERGWKELFALYARTLG; the protein is encoded by the coding sequence ATGTCGAACTCGAATCAAGCCACCTCCGTGAACGCCCACGGCGTCAACCAGACGCAGATCACGGTCGAGGCGAAAGACGGCCCCACCCAGGTTTGGGTGCTCACGCCGCAAGGCGAAGGCCAATGGCCGGGCGTGATCTTTTACATGGACGCGTTTGGCATTCGCCCCGCCATGATCGAAATGGCCAGCCATATCGCCAGCCAGGGCTACGTGGTCCTGCTCGCCGATCTGTTCTATCGCTTCGGCGCCTACGGCCCGCTCGATCCGAAGGAAGTGCTCAAGGGCGACTTCCGCGCCACGGTGGGCCCGATGATGGCCAGCACCGACAATCACAAGGCCGCCGACGACACCGCCGCGCTGCTCGCGTATCTTGACAGCCGCAGCGACGTGAAGGGCAGCAAGGTCGGCACCGTCGGCTTCTGCATGGGCGGCGGCATGGCACTCACGGCGGCGGCGTGGTATCCGGAGCGCGTTGCCGCGGCGGCCAGCTTCCACGGCGGCAATCTCGCCACCGACCAGCCCACCAGCCCGCATCTGCAACTGCCGAAGGTCAAGGCCGAAGTGCTCGTGGCCGGCGCCGACAACGACCACAGCTACCCGCTCGACATGGCGCAACGCTTCGAAGCCGCCCTGACGGCGGCGGGCGTCAAGCACACGAGCGAGATCTACGAAGGCAAGGCGCACGGCTGGATGAAGCCGGACATGCCGGTGTTCGACGCGCAAGGCGCCGAGCGCGGCTGGAAGGAACTGTTCGCGCTCTACGCGCGCACGCTCGGTTAA
- a CDS encoding glutathione S-transferase family protein, which translates to MTTTTLFYYPGNASMAPHIVLEEIGEPFELMLVDRTQGVHKSAEYLRMNPNGLIPVLIDGDLTLYEAAAICLHLADTHPASSLAAALGTPQRAEFYKWLMWLTNTLQTALIAYFYPERWVDVDNASGAQQVKAHAEAKVVALLDQLEAQLQASRGPWLLGAPYTLLDAYAFMLCRWTRGFSKPARERPLIGAWLQRMLARPAVQRMIETERLVEPLV; encoded by the coding sequence ATGACCACAACAACGCTGTTCTATTACCCGGGCAACGCCAGCATGGCGCCCCACATCGTGCTGGAAGAGATTGGCGAGCCTTTCGAACTTATGCTGGTCGATCGCACGCAGGGCGTGCACAAGTCGGCGGAATATCTGCGCATGAATCCGAACGGCCTGATTCCCGTGTTGATCGACGGCGACCTCACGCTGTACGAAGCGGCCGCGATCTGCCTGCATCTGGCGGATACGCATCCCGCGAGCAGCCTCGCGGCCGCCTTGGGCACGCCGCAACGCGCCGAGTTTTACAAATGGCTGATGTGGCTGACGAATACGCTACAAACCGCGCTGATCGCGTACTTCTATCCCGAGCGTTGGGTCGATGTCGACAACGCGAGCGGCGCGCAACAGGTGAAGGCGCATGCCGAAGCAAAAGTGGTCGCGCTGCTCGATCAGCTCGAAGCCCAGCTGCAGGCGAGCCGTGGCCCGTGGCTGCTCGGCGCGCCGTACACGCTGCTCGACGCTTACGCGTTCATGCTCTGCCGTTGGACGCGCGGCTTCTCGAAGCCCGCGCGCGAACGGCCGCTCATTGGCGCGTGGCTGCAACGCATGCTCGCGCGTCCCGCTGTGCAACGCATGATTGAAACTGAAAGGCTCGTTGAACCCCTGGTGTAA
- a CDS encoding MFS transporter, giving the protein MADHTATLSAASRASAKSVQEYIDECPVWPDGTRLLSTPMTAMQWRIWSLAAAGKFFEGFVVFMTGVALPLISREFGIGAAQNGLVSAASLIGILVGALGLGGMSDYFGRKRMFIIEMVLFCCFLVLLTVCGNYTSLVVSLFGLGVALGCDYPTAHMIISESIPSASRGKLVLAAFGFQALGALGGTGIGYLVLSFMPTLEAWRWMYATAIVPAVIVTVGRFFITESPSWLYVRGKVDMAQEATRRLLHRKPAYPADISLQHAAEEAEKHGGLQQYLQLFSLKNLRATIFSSAPWFLQDLGTYGIGIFTPTILAVALGSKPDHVRSVSDLIMNDILAAKGAALTTSLLIVGILFAVMLADRFGRVKLQVVGFVGCAVGLFIAALSGNFDGSTKTMLIFAGFMLFNFMTNVGPNAQTYLLAGEVFPTAIRGAGAGFAAAVGKIGAILTAFLFPILLVSIGTSTLLYCLVVTSLLGAVVTWLFRIETTGVRLDEIGK; this is encoded by the coding sequence ATGGCGGATCACACGGCGACCTTGAGCGCAGCGTCGCGGGCCAGCGCGAAATCGGTACAGGAATATATCGACGAATGTCCCGTATGGCCGGACGGCACGCGGCTCCTGTCCACGCCCATGACGGCGATGCAGTGGCGCATCTGGTCGCTGGCGGCTGCCGGCAAGTTCTTCGAAGGCTTCGTCGTGTTCATGACCGGCGTGGCGCTGCCGCTCATCTCGCGCGAGTTCGGTATCGGCGCGGCGCAAAACGGTCTGGTCTCCGCGGCGAGTCTGATCGGCATTCTGGTGGGCGCGCTCGGGCTGGGCGGCATGTCCGATTACTTCGGCCGCAAGCGCATGTTCATCATCGAGATGGTGCTGTTCTGCTGCTTTCTCGTGCTGCTCACGGTGTGCGGCAACTACACCTCGCTCGTGGTGAGTCTGTTCGGTCTGGGCGTGGCGCTCGGCTGCGACTATCCCACCGCGCACATGATCATCTCGGAGAGCATCCCGAGCGCGAGCCGCGGCAAGCTGGTGCTCGCGGCGTTCGGCTTCCAGGCGCTCGGCGCGCTGGGCGGCACCGGCATCGGCTATCTCGTGCTCTCTTTCATGCCGACGCTCGAAGCGTGGCGCTGGATGTACGCCACGGCCATCGTGCCCGCGGTGATCGTGACGGTTGGCCGCTTCTTCATCACCGAAAGCCCGAGCTGGCTCTATGTGCGCGGCAAGGTCGACATGGCGCAGGAAGCCACGCGCCGCTTGCTGCATCGCAAGCCGGCCTATCCCGCCGATATCTCGCTGCAGCACGCCGCGGAAGAAGCCGAAAAACACGGCGGCCTGCAGCAGTATCTGCAACTGTTCAGCCTCAAGAATCTGCGCGCGACGATCTTCTCCTCGGCGCCGTGGTTCCTGCAGGATCTCGGTACGTACGGCATCGGCATTTTCACGCCGACGATTCTCGCCGTCGCGCTCGGCAGCAAGCCCGATCACGTGCGCAGCGTGAGCGATCTCATCATGAACGACATTCTTGCGGCGAAGGGCGCGGCGCTCACCACGTCGCTGCTGATCGTGGGGATTCTGTTCGCGGTGATGCTCGCCGACCGCTTCGGGCGCGTGAAGCTGCAAGTGGTCGGCTTCGTCGGCTGCGCGGTGGGTTTGTTCATCGCGGCGCTGTCCGGCAATTTCGACGGCAGCACGAAGACCATGCTGATCTTCGCGGGCTTCATGCTCTTCAACTTCATGACGAATGTCGGGCCGAACGCGCAGACCTATCTGCTCGCGGGGGAAGTGTTCCCCACCGCGATTCGCGGCGCGGGCGCGGGCTTCGCGGCGGCCGTTGGCAAGATTGGCGCGATCCTGACGGCGTTTCTGTTCCCGATCCTGCTCGTCAGTATCGGCACGAGCACGCTGCTGTACTGCCTCGTGGTGACCTCGCTGCTCGGCGCGGTGGTCACGTGGCTGTTCCGTATCGAGACGACCGGCGTGCGTCTCGATGAAATCGGCAAATAA
- the pstS gene encoding phosphate ABC transporter substrate-binding protein PstS, whose amino-acid sequence MTVARRLSFLALAAAFLCGHVYAQQVTTLSETGSTLLAPLFKTWSDAYAKAHPDVHLSVGATGSQAGIDQAVAGTVNIGASDAFMSDADAMKHPQIISVPLAIAAQTINYNVPGLNGTHLKLDGPTLAGIYTGAIRAWDAPQIAALNPGVTLPHHDIVPVRRGEGSGDTFVFTQFLTFSTPSWENALGYGTSVAWPNVPGALAATGNAGMVSTLKATPYSVGYVGVSYAKDIAAAQLGTAALKNGAGEFVLPTKATIMAGAASLGGRTPPDERLSLVFAPASGTYPLVNYEYAVVSKQQPNPAVAAEIRKFLEWSILPSDENAAYLEAVHFIPLPPHTWELSTNQIESIR is encoded by the coding sequence ATGACCGTAGCACGACGACTTTCCTTTCTCGCGCTCGCCGCCGCCTTTCTGTGCGGCCACGTCTACGCGCAACAGGTGACCACGCTGAGCGAAACCGGCTCGACCTTGCTCGCGCCGCTGTTCAAGACATGGAGCGACGCTTACGCGAAGGCGCATCCCGACGTGCACCTTTCGGTGGGCGCGACGGGTTCGCAGGCCGGTATCGATCAGGCGGTAGCGGGCACGGTGAACATTGGCGCGTCGGATGCGTTCATGTCCGATGCCGACGCGATGAAGCATCCGCAGATCATCAGCGTGCCGCTCGCGATTGCCGCGCAGACCATCAACTACAACGTGCCGGGACTCAACGGCACGCATCTCAAGCTCGACGGTCCCACGCTCGCGGGCATCTACACGGGCGCGATACGCGCATGGGACGCGCCGCAGATCGCCGCGCTCAATCCGGGCGTGACGCTGCCGCATCACGACATCGTGCCGGTGCGCCGCGGCGAAGGCTCGGGCGACACGTTCGTGTTCACGCAATTCCTCACGTTCTCCACGCCCTCGTGGGAAAACGCGCTCGGTTACGGCACGTCCGTCGCGTGGCCCAACGTGCCCGGCGCGCTCGCCGCAACCGGCAACGCGGGCATGGTGAGCACGCTCAAGGCGACGCCTTACTCGGTGGGCTACGTGGGCGTGAGCTACGCGAAGGACATCGCGGCGGCGCAACTCGGCACGGCCGCGCTCAAGAACGGCGCGGGCGAATTCGTGCTGCCCACCAAGGCGACGATCATGGCGGGCGCCGCCTCGCTCGGCGGTCGCACGCCGCCGGACGAGCGCCTGAGTCTCGTGTTCGCGCCCGCTTCGGGCACGTATCCGCTCGTGAATTACGAGTACGCCGTGGTCTCGAAGCAGCAGCCGAATCCCGCCGTGGCCGCCGAGATCCGCAAGTTCCTCGAATGGTCGATCCTGCCTTCGGACGAGAACGCGGCGTATCTGGAAGCCGTGCATTTCATTCCGCTGCCGCCGCATACGTGGGAACTCAGCACGAATCAGATCGAATCGATTCGCTGA
- a CDS encoding TetR family transcriptional regulator, with the protein MGRWEPNTEQRFLVAAIELFGEIGFERTTVAAIAQRAGLTARTFFRYFDDKREVLFKGSEQLQQTMVEALARAPLDAAPLEAIGAALATAGEFFNDERRPFARIRYAVVAANPELHERELIKMATLSGALAQALRARGVEEPDASLAAEAGIAVFRIAFAQWVSEAETRGYGEIAVESLARLRKLTAR; encoded by the coding sequence ATGGGTCGCTGGGAGCCCAATACTGAGCAACGCTTTCTCGTCGCGGCCATCGAGTTGTTCGGCGAAATCGGTTTCGAGCGCACCACGGTAGCCGCCATCGCGCAGCGCGCCGGATTGACCGCGCGCACGTTCTTCCGCTACTTCGACGACAAGCGCGAAGTGCTGTTCAAGGGCTCGGAGCAATTGCAGCAGACGATGGTGGAGGCGCTCGCACGCGCGCCGCTAGACGCGGCGCCGCTCGAGGCGATCGGCGCCGCGCTCGCCACGGCGGGCGAATTTTTCAACGACGAACGCCGGCCGTTCGCGCGCATCCGCTACGCGGTGGTGGCCGCGAACCCCGAGTTGCACGAGCGCGAACTGATCAAGATGGCGACGCTGTCCGGCGCGCTCGCGCAGGCGTTGCGCGCGCGCGGCGTCGAAGAACCGGATGCGAGTCTCGCGGCCGAGGCGGGCATCGCCGTGTTCCGCATTGCGTTCGCGCAATGGGTGAGCGAGGCCGAAACGCGCGGCTACGGCGAGATCGCGGTGGAGTCGCTGGCGCGACTGAGGAAGCTGACGGCCCGGTGA
- a CDS encoding SDR family oxidoreductase translates to MRILVTGASGWIGSASVTELIGAGHQVLGMARSDEAAAKIEALGAQVVRGSLDDIASLRDAAAQAEGVVHLGYNHDFSQMAAAAQTDRAAIDAFADVLQGTGGPLLIASGALGLPPGRVGTERDLPQPGGHPRMETAAYTLGLAERGIRSMVVRFAPTVHGAGGDHGFMAALARIAREKGIAAYIGEGLNRWPAVNRLDAGKLVALAIDKAPAGAVLHATAEEGVATRDIAAALGRYLNVPVESVPADRAQAHFDWLGMFFGADMAVSSEYTRELLGWHPAHATLLEDIAAGHYPGE, encoded by the coding sequence ATGCGTATTCTCGTCACCGGCGCGTCGGGCTGGATCGGCTCGGCCAGCGTCACGGAACTCATCGGCGCGGGGCATCAGGTGCTCGGCATGGCGCGCAGCGACGAAGCCGCCGCGAAGATCGAAGCGCTGGGCGCGCAAGTCGTGCGCGGCAGCCTGGACGACATCGCGAGCCTGCGCGACGCGGCCGCCCAGGCGGAGGGCGTCGTGCATCTCGGCTACAACCACGACTTCTCGCAGATGGCCGCCGCCGCGCAAACGGATCGAGCGGCTATCGACGCCTTCGCGGACGTTTTGCAGGGCACGGGTGGCCCGCTGCTGATCGCGTCGGGGGCGCTGGGTCTGCCGCCCGGCCGCGTGGGCACCGAGCGGGATCTACCGCAGCCGGGCGGCCATCCGCGCATGGAAACGGCGGCGTACACGCTGGGTCTGGCCGAACGCGGCATCCGCTCGATGGTCGTGCGCTTCGCGCCCACGGTGCACGGCGCGGGCGGCGATCACGGCTTCATGGCGGCGCTGGCGCGCATTGCGCGCGAGAAGGGGATCGCGGCATATATCGGTGAAGGGCTGAATCGCTGGCCGGCCGTGAACCGGCTCGACGCGGGCAAGCTCGTGGCATTGGCCATCGACAAGGCGCCCGCGGGCGCGGTGCTGCACGCGACGGCCGAAGAAGGCGTGGCCACGCGCGATATCGCGGCGGCGTTGGGCCGCTATCTAAACGTGCCGGTGGAGTCGGTTCCCGCCGACCGGGCGCAGGCGCACTTCGACTGGCTTGGCATGTTCTTCGGCGCCGACATGGCCGTGTCGAGCGAATACACGCGCGAGTTGCTGGGCTGGCACCCGGCGCACGCGACCTTGCTCGAGGACATCGCGGCGGGACATTATCCCGGCGAGTGA
- a CDS encoding ABC transporter permease codes for MNLYAINAIYRFEMARTRRTLMQSIVAPVISTSLYFIVFGSAIGSRIKEVNGVSYGAFIVPGLIMLSLLSQSISNASFGIYFPRFTGTIYELLSAPVSYFEAVIAYVGAAASKSVILGLIILATSALFVPIQIQHPFWMMLFLLLTAITFSLLGFIIGIWADNFEKLQIVPLLIITPLTFLGGSFYSVDMLPPAWRAITLLNPIVYLISGFRWSFYGLADVDVSVSLVMTAAFLAVFIGITAWIFKTGYRLKT; via the coding sequence ATGAATCTTTACGCTATCAACGCCATCTACCGGTTCGAAATGGCGCGCACGCGCCGCACGCTGATGCAAAGCATCGTCGCGCCGGTGATTTCGACCTCGCTCTATTTCATCGTGTTCGGCTCGGCCATCGGCTCGCGCATCAAGGAAGTGAACGGCGTGAGCTACGGCGCGTTCATCGTGCCCGGCCTCATCATGCTTTCGCTGCTTTCGCAGAGCATTTCGAACGCGTCGTTCGGCATTTACTTCCCGCGCTTCACGGGCACGATCTACGAGCTGCTGTCCGCGCCCGTGTCGTATTTCGAAGCGGTCATTGCCTATGTGGGCGCGGCGGCGAGCAAGTCGGTCATTCTGGGCCTCATCATTCTCGCGACCTCGGCGTTGTTCGTGCCGATCCAGATCCAGCATCCGTTCTGGATGATGCTGTTTCTGCTGCTCACGGCCATCACGTTCAGCCTGCTCGGCTTCATCATCGGCATCTGGGCGGACAACTTCGAGAAGCTGCAGATCGTGCCGCTCCTCATCATCACGCCGCTCACGTTCCTCGGCGGCAGCTTCTATTCCGTCGACATGCTGCCGCCCGCGTGGCGCGCGATCACGCTGCTCAATCCGATCGTGTATCTGATCAGCGGCTTTCGCTGGAGCTTCTACGGGCTCGCCGACGTAGACGTGAGCGTGAGTCTCGTGATGACCGCCGCGTTCCTCGCGGTGTTCATCGGCATCACGGCGTGGATCTTCAAGACGGGGTATCGGCTGAAGACTTGA
- a CDS encoding ABC transporter ATP-binding protein, whose protein sequence is MQTILSIENLSKAYATGFRALKNVSLEIHRGEIFALLGPNGAGKTTLISIICGIVNASEGRVRVDGHDIVTDFRKARSLIGLVPQELTTDAFETVWATVSFSRGLFGKPANPAYIERVLRDLSLWEKRDSKIVTLSGGMKRRVLIAKALSHEPQVLFLDEPTAGVDVELRRDMWKLVRGLKANGVTIILTTHYIDEAEEMADRIGVINAGEIMLVERKDALMRKLGRKQLTLQLEAPLSAIPPALAHWHLELGAGGTALTYTYDAENERNDIITLLKSLSDAGIGFTDLQTSQSSLEDIFVSLVGKDAAAEAKATQNDNGPVTSS, encoded by the coding sequence ATGCAAACGATCCTCTCCATCGAGAACCTCTCGAAAGCCTACGCTACGGGATTCCGCGCGCTCAAGAACGTGAGCCTCGAGATCCATCGCGGCGAAATATTCGCGTTGCTGGGGCCGAACGGCGCGGGCAAGACCACGCTCATCAGCATCATCTGCGGCATCGTCAACGCGAGCGAGGGCCGCGTGCGCGTGGACGGCCACGATATCGTCACCGACTTCCGCAAGGCGCGCTCGCTGATCGGCCTCGTGCCGCAGGAACTGACCACGGACGCTTTCGAAACCGTCTGGGCGACCGTATCGTTCAGCCGCGGCCTGTTCGGCAAGCCCGCGAATCCCGCCTATATCGAGCGCGTGCTGCGCGATCTCTCGCTCTGGGAGAAGCGCGACAGCAAGATCGTCACGCTTTCGGGCGGCATGAAACGCCGCGTGCTGATCGCCAAGGCGCTCTCGCACGAGCCGCAGGTGCTGTTTCTCGACGAACCCACGGCAGGCGTGGACGTCGAGTTGCGCCGCGACATGTGGAAGCTCGTGCGCGGGCTCAAGGCCAACGGCGTGACGATCATCCTCACCACGCATTACATCGACGAAGCCGAGGAAATGGCCGACCGCATCGGCGTGATCAACGCGGGCGAGATCATGCTGGTCGAGCGCAAGGACGCGCTGATGCGCAAGCTCGGCCGCAAGCAGTTGACGCTGCAACTCGAAGCGCCGTTGAGCGCGATTCCGCCCGCGCTAGCGCACTGGCATCTGGAACTCGGCGCAGGCGGCACCGCGCTCACCTACACCTACGACGCCGAAAACGAACGCAACGACATCATCACGTTGCTCAAGAGCCTGAGCGACGCCGGCATCGGCTTCACCGACCTGCAAACGAGTCAGAGTTCGCTGGAGGACATCTTCGTGAGCCTCGTCGGCAAAGACGCGGCCGCCGAAGCGAAGGCCACGCAAAACGACAACGGACCGGTGACCTCGTCATGA
- a CDS encoding amino acid ABC transporter ATP-binding protein, with protein MPLVKTQGVEKQFGANHVLKGIDLTVERGQVVSIIGRSGSGKSTFLRALNGLESIDAGSIEIDGEHVDARHADLRALRLKVGMVFQQYNLFPHLTAGENVMLAQTVVKKTSRSEARATAQQMLERVGLGNKFDAYPEQLSGGQQQRVAIARALAMKPSVLLCDEITSALDPELVGEVLSVVESLAREHMTLIMVTHEMRFARAVSDTVVFMHEGRVWESGPPEAMFERPTTVEMRRFIQQ; from the coding sequence ATGCCGCTCGTTAAAACTCAAGGCGTCGAAAAGCAATTCGGCGCAAATCACGTGCTCAAAGGCATCGATCTGACCGTGGAGCGTGGTCAGGTCGTCAGCATCATCGGTCGCAGCGGTTCCGGCAAAAGCACGTTCTTGCGCGCGCTCAACGGACTCGAAAGCATCGACGCGGGCTCGATCGAGATCGACGGCGAACATGTCGATGCGCGGCACGCCGACTTGCGCGCGCTACGCCTGAAAGTGGGCATGGTGTTCCAGCAATACAACCTGTTCCCGCATCTCACGGCGGGCGAAAACGTGATGCTCGCGCAGACCGTGGTGAAGAAAACCTCGCGCAGCGAGGCGCGCGCAACCGCCCAACAGATGCTCGAGCGCGTGGGTCTCGGCAACAAGTTCGACGCGTATCCCGAGCAGCTTTCCGGCGGTCAGCAGCAACGCGTGGCCATTGCGCGCGCGTTGGCGATGAAGCCGAGCGTCCTGCTCTGCGACGAGATCACGTCCGCGCTCGATCCCGAACTCGTGGGCGAAGTGCTGAGCGTGGTGGAGAGTCTCGCGCGCGAACACATGACGCTCATCATGGTCACGCACGAAATGCGCTTCGCACGCGCGGTGAGCGATACGGTCGTGTTCATGCACGAAGGCCGCGTATGGGAAAGCGGGCCGCCAGAAGCCATGTTCGAGCGGCCCACGACCGTGGAAATGCGGCGCTTTATTCAGCAATGA
- a CDS encoding amino acid ABC transporter permease — protein sequence MIEFTFAQILEGLLLAARWTVVLSLVSFVAGGAVGLVLLVMRVSNSRVLRALVRVYIEVFQGTPLLLQLFIVFFGLPLVGVDVSPWIAATLGLTFFTSAYLAEIWRGCVEAIPRGQWEASSSLAMNYFEQLRHVILPQAARIAVGPTVGFGVQAIKDTALVSIIGFAELTKAGTQITNATFRPFLVYGLVALIYFVLCYPLTRYARSLQRKWHAAR from the coding sequence ATGATCGAATTCACCTTCGCGCAGATCCTCGAAGGACTGCTGCTCGCCGCGCGCTGGACGGTCGTGCTCTCGCTCGTCTCGTTCGTCGCGGGCGGCGCCGTGGGACTCGTGCTGCTCGTGATGCGCGTGTCGAACTCGCGCGTACTGCGTGCGCTCGTACGCGTGTATATCGAGGTGTTTCAGGGCACGCCGCTGCTGCTGCAACTCTTCATCGTGTTCTTCGGCCTGCCGTTGGTGGGTGTCGACGTTTCGCCGTGGATCGCGGCCACGCTCGGCCTCACGTTCTTCACGAGCGCCTATCTCGCGGAGATCTGGCGCGGTTGCGTGGAGGCCATCCCCCGCGGCCAGTGGGAAGCGTCGTCGAGCCTCGCGATGAATTACTTCGAGCAACTGCGTCACGTGATCCTGCCGCAAGCCGCGCGCATTGCCGTCGGGCCGACGGTCGGTTTCGGCGTGCAGGCGATCAAGGACACCGCGCTCGTGTCGATTATCGGTTTCGCCGAATTGACGAAAGCGGGCACGCAAATCACCAATGCGACATTCCGGCCGTTTCTGGTGTACGGACTCGTCGCGCTGATCTATTTCGTCTTGTGCTATCCGCTCACGCGCTATGCACGTTCGCTGCAAAGGAAATGGCATGCCGCTCGTTAA
- a CDS encoding amino acid ABC transporter permease — protein MSYQLQFGDLAAYSGMFASGAAVTLALTAASTVLGVSLGVAGAATYQSRHATARAIVHAYVEAVRNTPFLVQLFFVFFGLPALGVHIGEYTAAVLAMTLNLGAYAVEILRSGIDAVPRGHHEAAAALALSRRETFLHVLLPQAFAKVFPALTSQIVITMLGSAVVSQISVADLTYAASYVQSRNFRAFETYFLIAGIYLAMALVLRAALNAAGRRLFARNLRGAR, from the coding sequence ATGAGCTATCAGCTTCAGTTCGGCGACCTCGCCGCCTATAGCGGCATGTTCGCGTCCGGCGCGGCCGTCACGCTCGCGCTCACCGCGGCGTCCACGGTGCTCGGCGTGAGCCTCGGCGTGGCGGGCGCCGCCACGTACCAGAGCCGCCACGCGACGGCGCGCGCGATCGTTCACGCTTATGTGGAAGCGGTCCGCAACACGCCGTTTCTCGTGCAACTGTTCTTCGTGTTCTTCGGCTTGCCCGCGCTCGGCGTGCATATCGGCGAATACACGGCGGCCGTGCTCGCCATGACGCTCAATCTTGGTGCATACGCCGTGGAAATCTTGCGCTCGGGTATCGACGCCGTGCCGCGCGGCCACCACGAAGCCGCCGCCGCGCTCGCGCTGTCGCGTCGCGAGACCTTCCTGCACGTGCTGCTGCCGCAGGCGTTCGCGAAGGTCTTTCCCGCGCTCACGAGCCAGATCGTCATCACCATGCTCGGCTCGGCCGTGGTCTCGCAGATCTCCGTCGCCGACCTCACCTACGCGGCGAGCTACGTGCAGTCGCGCAACTTCCGCGCGTTCGAAACGTACTTCCTGATCGCGGGCATTTATCTGGCGATGGCGCTCGTGCTGCGCGCCGCGCTCAACGCGGCCGGACGCCGTCTGTTCGCACGCAATCTGCGAGGTGCGCGATGA
- a CDS encoding transporter substrate-binding domain-containing protein: MAFESTFSPRRRALAALLAAPLLTLFAAQAAHADALDAIQKRGTLRVAVPEDYPPFGAVGPDMQPQGYDIDMAALLAKSMKVKLQLVPVNSANRIPYLQTDKVDLVISSLGKTPDREKVIDFSAAYAPYFQGVFGPADVKVGSPADLTGKTVGATRGALEEVALTNMAPNATIRRFDDNNATIQAFLSGQVQLIAAGNIVAAAILAKHPPREPQMKFIIKDSPCFVGLDKNEPQLLAKVNATIDQAKKDGSLQAMSKKWFGQPLPAGL; this comes from the coding sequence ATGGCTTTCGAATCGACCTTTTCGCCGCGCCGCCGCGCGCTCGCCGCGCTGCTCGCCGCGCCCCTGCTCACGCTGTTCGCTGCGCAAGCCGCCCACGCCGACGCGCTCGACGCCATCCAGAAGCGCGGCACGCTGCGCGTGGCGGTGCCCGAGGACTACCCGCCGTTCGGCGCGGTCGGCCCCGACATGCAGCCGCAGGGTTACGACATCGACATGGCCGCGCTGCTCGCGAAGTCGATGAAAGTGAAGCTGCAACTCGTGCCCGTGAACAGCGCGAACCGCATTCCGTATCTGCAAACCGACAAGGTCGACCTCGTGATTTCGTCGCTCGGCAAAACGCCCGATCGCGAGAAGGTCATCGACTTTTCGGCCGCCTACGCGCCGTACTTCCAGGGCGTGTTCGGTCCCGCCGACGTCAAGGTCGGCAGTCCCGCCGATCTCACCGGCAAGACCGTCGGCGCGACACGCGGCGCGCTCGAGGAAGTCGCGCTCACCAACATGGCGCCCAACGCGACCATTCGCCGTTTCGACGACAACAACGCCACCATCCAGGCGTTTCTCTCGGGCCAGGTGCAGTTGATCGCGGCGGGCAACATCGTCGCGGCGGCCATTCTCGCGAAACATCCGCCGCGCGAGCCGCAGATGAAGTTCATCATCAAGGATTCGCCGTGCTTCGTCGGGCTCGACAAGAACGAGCCGCAACTGCTCGCCAAGGTCAACGCCACCATTGACCAGGCGAAGAAGGACGGCTCGCTCCAGGCGATGTCGAAGAAGTGGTTCGGCCAGCCGCTGCCGGCCGGTCTCTGA